The Candidatus Bathyarchaeota archaeon region GAATGTTATGCATCAACTAAAGCTTTGCACCAAACCGCCTCTTAGCAACCCACCTAACAACTGGCGTCATAACCTTAGTCTGCAAACCCCCTAACTCTTTCTTAACCATCCCAAGCTCCTGTGGAATCGCAATGTGCTGCGGGCACTTCTTAACGCAAACCCCGCAGTTCACGCACAAAGAGGCATCACAACGCTCTCCACCCAAAACACCCAGCAGCGAAACGATGTACATGCCTCTTGCGTAGAGTTTTTGGTCGAACATGTGGTACTGGTTGTAGGCGTTAAAGTTGGCGGGTATGTTTACACCGTTAGGGCAGGGCATACAGTAGAGGCAGCCAGTGCAGGGCACCCTCATGAGTTTTTTGTAGCTATCCACCACACCTTCGATGACTTCGAGGTCTTTTGTGGATAGCGAGTTAGGTAGGGCGGTTTGTGCGGTTTTGATGTTTTCTTGGATTTGGGCTTCGTCGTTCATGCCTGAGAGCACCACGGTGACTTCGGGGTGATTCCACACCCAACGCAGCGCCCACTCCGCAGCAGACCAACCATTTGGGGCGTTATCATACTTTTCCTGAACCGCCTTGGGCAGTTTACCCACCAGCGCCCCGCCTCTAAGCGGCTCCATAACCATAACAGCCAACCCCTTAGACGCCGCATAATGCAACCCCTCGGTTCCAGCCTGCATTTTCTGGTCTAAAATGTTGTATTGAATCTGACACATAGCCCAGTCGTTGGCGTCCACGATTTCTTTAAAGGTTCCAAGTGAACCATGAAACGAGAAACCCACTTTAACTATTCTGCCGTCGCTTTGGGCTTTCTGCAAAAAATCCAGCACATTAAAACCTAAAAGTTTCTTCCATGAAGCAGCTTCCAGTGAATGCAGTAAGTAGTAGTCTATGTGGTCAGTTTGCAGCTTAGAGAGCTGCCCGCTTAGCATCCGCTCCATGTCTTCGGGCTTGTTGAGCATGAAGGGGGAAAGTTTAGTCGCCACTTTGACCTTGTCGCGGTAGCCGTCCTGTAAGGCTTTACCCAGCACCCGCTCACTCTCCCCTGCATGGTATGGCGGGGCAGTGTCGAAGTAGTTAACGCCTTCGTCAATGGCGTAGCGTATCTGGCTGATTGCTCGTTGCTCATCGATTTTACCTACCTTTTGGGGCAGACGCATCAAGCCAAAGCCTAAAGCAGAGAGTTTGTCCCCGTTTTTTGGAACCGTTCGGTACTGCATAAATTTGGGTCCCCATGGATGTGGGTTGCACTAGGTGTGTTTAGCTACGGTTGCTTAAAAGCGTCGCTCACATAGACACAGACAGTATGTATGGGGCTTTGGTGGCGGTTTTATCAGAAAGGGTAAATAATCCAGCGGGTTGTATTGGTTTGGACGATGAGGTTATCGAGGTACGATGAAGCCGAAAGCGGGGTAAAAGAAGCTGGAGGCTAGTGAATACTTTTTCCGCAACTGAGTCCAATAATCCAAGGGTAATTAATCCCTTTGCAATTCATCTCGATTTTGAAATAGAATTCGCGACCTCGAAGCACCCTATTATAAAAAACATTCATTTTTCGCAAATTTTTAGATAAATCCGTTCACTTTCACTCACCCCTCACCTACTCCAGAATATCGAGTTAACTAACCGTTTAAAAGGCAAAAAGTCGATTCTCGTAGTTGCGTGAGTAGTGGGGGAGACAAATAATTGTGAAGAATCTAAACACCGAGTTAGCGAAAATCATTCTGCATGAGCTAAGCCGTCAACCTTTAAGCCGAACAGAACTTGAGAAGCACACGATACAAAAAGGCGGCATAACACATGCAATGTTTGAAAGTACGTTTAGCCATCTAGTCTACGGTGGCTATGTTGAGAAAAACTCGCCAAAGTACCGAGCTAAATATGTGATGACGGATAAAGGCACAACAATGTTAAAGGCTCTTGAGGAACCCAGGCATTAGACGGCGTTGCTGGTTTGCTTTGTGCTTTTTCTAAGTGAAAACACCAGAGCGAATGCTAACACCAAAACTGCGGCGCCTAATAGGATTAGGGCTATTTGTTCCCAGTCAAGACCAAAAAAAGCCCCGCTTTGGATGCTTGACTGTTGAGGCGTTGTTGTCGGTTCTGAAAGTGAATTTGATGGATTTGTAGTTGCTGACGGTGATGGTGAGTCAGGATACACTGAATTATCGTTGATGGTTATTGTTTGTATGCTACTCCAGTCACTTGTTTGACCCCTATAGATCATGTAATAATCGTTGTCGTGAAATGGGTTACGTGGCATTGGAACAAGCTCAGAGTAACCTATTGCCGCTTGGACTTGAAAATCTACTTGACCGCCTGTGGGCACTCCGTCCAAGTAATAATCATAGTAAAAGTCTTTATTTCCTCTAATTCCTGGATTTTCCTTCCAATCTAAACCAAAAACTATAGACGTATATTTGGAATTTGTGGCTCCAAAGTAAGCGGTTCTATTAGGCAAGTTATTCCATGAGTCGCTGTAATGTCCTTTCCAACGGACAGCGTAGGCTAAATTAATATAATGACCATTAGCATCAGTATAAGGAGTAAAAGGTTGGTTCATAATTATTACTTCTATAGATCTGTTAGAAACATGGTAGCCAGCTTGAGTCATTACGGTTTTATTTCCGGTATATGGATCTATTTTTGTAGTTGTGGTTGGCGGTACGTCATACGAATTGTCTACATACTTTAAAGTAAATTCTGGAATAGAGGGCTTGGTTATTTCTAAACTTGGGTTAACCATTATTAAACTTGATAAAGTCAAGATAACAGTGAGAATTAAGGCAACATGTTTGCGCATACTTAACCCAAACAATGTCCCCTGATAAAAAAGTTACTCAAAACGTTGGTTTTTTACTCTTACATAGGTATTTTGCTTGTTAAAAAAGCATTTTCTAAAAAGCCTTTTTAGTTCATGCTAAATAATTCAGCCCGTTCTTTTCATACCGAAAAATTTATGCTGAAAAAATAATGCCGAATTTTAAAGGGTGAATAATTAATATAGAATTTTTTATGCTGAAAAAACCGCAAAATTGTTTAAATTACAAAAATACTAGTGATTAGCTGATGATCAAAAATGTTAGAGAATAAATCAGA contains the following coding sequences:
- a CDS encoding aldo/keto reductase — protein: MQYRTVPKNGDKLSALGFGLMRLPQKVGKIDEQRAISQIRYAIDEGVNYFDTAPPYHAGESERVLGKALQDGYRDKVKVATKLSPFMLNKPEDMERMLSGQLSKLQTDHIDYYLLHSLEAASWKKLLGFNVLDFLQKAQSDGRIVKVGFSFHGSLGTFKEIVDANDWAMCQIQYNILDQKMQAGTEGLHYAASKGLAVMVMEPLRGGALVGKLPKAVQEKYDNAPNGWSAAEWALRWVWNHPEVTVVLSGMNDEAQIQENIKTAQTALPNSLSTKDLEVIEGVVDSYKKLMRVPCTGCLYCMPCPNGVNIPANFNAYNQYHMFDQKLYARGMYIVSLLGVLGGERCDASLCVNCGVCVKKCPQHIAIPQELGMVKKELGGLQTKVMTPVVRWVAKRRFGAKL